AAGAGTAGTCTGTAAATTATTTATTAATAGTTGTATAATGTAAGTAGAGGGATTGATATTGAACGACCATTAACCAACATTTTCATTTAGCATCACCATTTTGGGTTGCTGCGGAATTTTGAACTGACAAATGGTCTTATACTTGTAATCAAGCAATAGGGTGCGTTGATCCAGAAGGATTAACCGCCTTTTTTGTTTGAATCCCTTATTAAATAAACGAATAACACAAATGAGGTTCAAAGCAGGGGTGTGATCGTATTTTTCACGATGGATTTCCAACCAATTTGAGAGATGATGTAACTAAAATAATTAAACTCATTCCTCAAAAGACCTATAATAATGTCCCTATTGGAGAATCAGAGGACATTGTTAAGTATGTTCAAGATGATACCGTGATTAAATTTCCTTATCGGATTTATTACATCGACAATTCAGATGAATTTATAGACAGTTTAAATAAAAAACAAAAAATGATTGTACATTGCATTTATTCAAGAAGTTGTGACGGTATTGTACGACAAAAACATATGAATTCATTGCTTTTGATGGATTTTGAAGATTGGACAATACCATACATCGTAAAAATATGTGATGAATATGTCTTAGAAATATTAGAAATGATTTATGAAATCTTAAAAGACCAGGACACAGAAAGAATCAAAAAATTTTGTCTTCAAAATAATGTTTCGTTTTGTAAAGGCTATAACAGAATGATTAGCTATTGGAACGAATATTACAGATTTAAATACAACGATTTTCAACAATATATCGGTAGAAAACTATTTAGAGATTGTTTTGGATACTCTAAATCAATGGAAGGCAGGAAAAACAGGAGTTTGTGAAACGCAATTAAACTATCGGGTGCGTTGATCCAGGCAAGATTAACGCTATTTTTGTGGAATTCCCTTATTAAACAAACTAGGAAGGTTTGATGAATGAGGGATATAGTAGGCTCTATTTTTAGTGATTGAATTTTCGGATTATTGAATGTATATTTAACAAAACAACCACAAAGTTATATTCGATTAAGCTATGTTGTTATTGAACTAAAGATGCATAATGTTGAATAAGAAATCACAAAAGTAATGAGTATTTACATTAAAATAAGCTTAAACGGAGTTTTGAGATGCGAAAAGTTTATCTAGATAGAACAGAATTAACTGGAGCCATAAATGTAAATTTAATAGATACTGAGGTTATACCATCAGGTACAACAATTTACCCTATGAGTGTTTATCATAAAAATGAGGAGTATCAAAGATATGCTAATGATTATGATATTCAATTTATCTTTGACGATGATATTCCACATTTAAAATTTTATACGGTTCCATATGTAGATATTATGGCAAAAGATAGTAAAGGTGGATTTATCGGAACTGTTGGTCAACAATGTGATTTGAAAAGTGACGCACCAATTTGTTATATCAATAGGGATTTAGAGTGCTTGATAATTTCTGAAAACGGAGAAGATTTTCTGAGTAATATAGAATCATGGCAAGACAACTTGATATCCTATGATAAAATTACTGTTTATCGTTCGAAAGCGGAAGCAGAAATGGAACTAGAATTTATCGATTTGTCTGTTTGATAGTCCTCCATCATTATAAATTCATATTGAATTAACGGGTGTGATGATCCAAGAGGGTTATCCACTTTTTTGTTGAATTCTTTTTTAAACAAACGGGAAGTTGAAGAAGCATGTCATTATTGGTTAATACATAGTAGACTGACTACGCAACAACGAAGTTAACAGGATGTGAACTCAATCCTTTTGTCGGTATCGAAAACTTTACCAGAAAAAAACATTGCTAAAATTTCTTAAAACGTCAATTTCTTGATTTAAGTCAATGAGAATCTTCCTAAGACAGAATACAATTTGAGTGAAACCAATTTCGAGGAGGTTCTTTATGACAACAAATAATAATATGCAACGAAAAGCAGCCGTCATTTCAGCTATCGCATTGCTCATTATGACGCTGGCGGCATTTTTTTCTCAGGGATATGTACACAGTTCGTTAGTGATTAATGGAGATGAGGTAACTACTTTAGAAAACATCCAAGCATCTCAATCCTTGTTCAGACTTGAGATACTTGGATGGATAATCATTCTCATTACGGATCTAATTGTATCATGGGGCTTTTACGTGTTTTTGAAGCCTTTTCATCGCGAATACGCATTATTGGCTGGTTGGCTCCGTTTGCTTTACACAGCAATTTTGGGAATTGCGGTATCACAACTCGTTATCGCTAATAGTACCCTTCATGAATCAGTGACAGGTGAGGCATTGGGTACTATACCACAACAAGTTATGCGGTCCATCACAGCATTTGAAGAAATATGGTCAGTGGGATTAATCATTTTTGGGATACATCTTATCACAGTCGGCTTGGTAGCAATGAATACAAAAAAGATACCCAAAGTCCTTAGCTTTCTAGTAATCTTAGCAGGCTTCAGCTACTCGCTCATTCATTTCATGTACGGATTTATTCCACAGCTTGAAGGTTTTACCAAAATATTAGAAATGATTCTTATTGCTCCGATGTTTATTGGAGAATTAGGTTTTGGTATCTGGTTATTAGTAAAAGGGAGAAAACTGACTATAGATTAATACTAATCAACAATTCTGAGGTGACTTGCTTCTGAGCGTTTTTTAATACGACTAAGGGACTCTGGTTTTATTCCAAGGTAGCTTGCTAGTTGGTACTGGGGAACTCGGTCAATTAAATCTGGTCTTTTTTTCATCAAAGCATGATATCGCTCTTCTGGAGTCGAAGAAATGAAGGAGGAGAAATCATCCCTCATAGCACCCATATCTCCTTCAATCATTTTGCGAGTCATAGCCTCTAATACCGGATGCATGTCGTAAACTTCCTGCTCAGTAGCTAAATCGCCTACAACAAGCGTACAGTCCTCCAAACAGCCAAGCGAGTATGGCGAAGCTTTATCCGGAGTATGTTGATTAAAGATCGTTACACTTCGTTCTTCCGTAAAGAAATTGTAAGTATTCTCATTTCCATTTTCATCAACAGCATACTGACGTACACAGCCTTTTAAGACAAAATAGCATTTGTCAGGAACTTCTCCTTGATGTAGAAGGATAGTTCCTTTCTTAAAAGTAGCAACAGGAACATCTAATGTCAGTTTTTTTAATTCTGCTTCACTGAGGTCAGAAAAACGTTTCATATATTGGATGAGTACATCTTTCATGTTATATAACTCCTTAACAAGTATTGTAAAGATATTATTAGTATAGCAATAGGGACAGGTCATTGTTCTCATCTCTAAAGAAAAAATTTGAAAGGGTAGATGAGGAAATGAAAAACAGAAGGCGACATCTGAAGATAATGATTCCTATATCCATAGTTATTTTTTAAGCATTCTTTATCCCCTGGGGTATGTTGGCCTGTGGATTTCTCCATTACTGGATTCGGTACAAAAGGAAGTCGAACCATGGACTTGATGGCATAATCGTCTATGCAGATGAACCAGAAGGAACATCGATATATTCTGCCGGGTGGAATAATAAGGACGACAAAGTTGAA
This window of the Mesobacillus jeotgali genome carries:
- a CDS encoding DUF4386 domain-containing protein, translated to MTTNNNMQRKAAVISAIALLIMTLAAFFSQGYVHSSLVINGDEVTTLENIQASQSLFRLEILGWIIILITDLIVSWGFYVFLKPFHREYALLAGWLRLLYTAILGIAVSQLVIANSTLHESVTGEALGTIPQQVMRSITAFEEIWSVGLIIFGIHLITVGLVAMNTKKIPKVLSFLVILAGFSYSLIHFMYGFIPQLEGFTKILEMILIAPMFIGELGFGIWLLVKGRKLTID
- a CDS encoding Crp/Fnr family transcriptional regulator; the protein is MKDVLIQYMKRFSDLSEAELKKLTLDVPVATFKKGTILLHQGEVPDKCYFVLKGCVRQYAVDENGNENTYNFFTEERSVTIFNQHTPDKASPYSLGCLEDCTLVVGDLATEQEVYDMHPVLEAMTRKMIEGDMGAMRDDFSSFISSTPEERYHALMKKRPDLIDRVPQYQLASYLGIKPESLSRIKKRSEASHLRIVD